The genomic region ACCAGGAGCCTGAACTCTGAGATCATCTTCAACCTGTCGCCCACGAATAATGTGAGtcctcaaagtgtgtgtgtgtgtgtgtgcgtgcgtgtgttcatatCAGCTAGGGAAAGTGGCAGTGAGTTGGTCATGGTCCCTCACCTCCTGTTCGGTCAGGGATGTTGACACACTACGTCCGTGCCTTCATATCTAGTCTGGGGCAAAAGGCCTTCCACTTTCAAATAACACTAATAAAATGTTATCACTTGTGAATATTTAATGTCCAAGCATGTTCCCATCTTCTGACGAATGCACCAATACCAATAATAAAAAGTTTCATAAATGAATGGGCGTTATGTGACGTACTTGACATTGATATACGGGCAAACAGCTTCGATAATACCTGGAAGTATTTTTACTCTGGGTCCAATAACAAACTAAGGTAAGGGAATTCATCGCTCAACATGACCACAACCTTAATCAAGGTACCTGCACACATCTTCTCAAATGTAGAGTTGTGCTTTATGGTCATGTATGGAACAGTTCGGTATGGTGATGTTGGAAtagatgcgtgcgtgtgttcatatCAGCTAGGGAAAGTGGCAGTGAGTTGGTCATGGTCCCTCACCTCCTGTTCGGTCAGGGATGTTGACACACTACGTCCGTGCCTTCATATCTAGTCTGGGGCAAAAGGCCTTCCACTTTCAAATAACACTAATAAAATGTTATCACTTGTGAATATTTAATGTCCAAGCATGTTCCCATCTTCTGACGAATGCACCAATACCAATAATAAAAAGTTTCATAAATGAATGGGCGTTATGTGACGTACTTGACATTGATATACGGGCAAACAGCTTCGATAATACCTGGAAGTATTTTTACTCTGGGTCCAATAACAAACTAAGGTAAGGGAATTCATCGCTCAACATGACCACAACCTTAATCAAGGTACCTGCACACATCTTCTCAAATGTAGAGTTGTGCTTTATGGTCATGTATGGAACAGTTCGGTATGGTGATGTTGGAATAGAGCAGACAGTATttatactctgtgtgtgtgtgtgtgggttacgtGTTGGTTGTTCAAAATATGGTCAAGAAATATGCTTATATTTTCCAACTGTTCCAAGTAATCTACAATTACTGTATAAATGCGGTCCATTTACAATTTAAGAGAGCACACTAGAGTCCTTAATGTCTGTAGAACAAATACGTCAAGCTTGAGAAATGGTTTTGTGTGCAGATCTCGGAGGCCTTCAAGAGGTTCGGCATCTCGGACGCAGATGACTctgtgctggtggtgctggtcgCTACAGGCGATGAGAGCCAGACGTTGGCGGACATCAAGGAGAAGGTGGACGGAGAGCAGGTCCCCATGGAGGAGCTTCCAACGCTGTCGGATGTCACGCAGATCAGGAAGGTTTGAGTACTGCTACCATTTCACTACAATCAACCGATCATGACCTTACCTTCACATCttcttaaaataaatgaactttCACAATTTGGTTAACAAACGCATTGTGTGGATTGGAAAGATCAAATTAAATCCACACGGAAATGAATTTATCTAAGCAAGTAGTATTTGAGTAAAACAAATGGCAGTATTTTCTGAGGTAGCCAATGTAGGGATGCAGGTAGTTGGGGCCGGACTCAAATATTGAATTGAGTAGAAGTACAAGAATCAATTTCCCTGTAGCATAAAGTATGTATGTAACTCAATATCGTAAAGTACTTGAGTAGATGTAATCAAGGACTATCCACCCGTGTTTCATACTAGGACTATTATTAATtgagctttcatccaaagcgacttagttAATTCAGATGCttgccattaaggagcaggtaggggttgggttagggcctcttgctcaaggataccCACAGGTAGCCCAGAGACATCGAGGTTTGAACCGAGAACCTTTTGGGCTGGGATGCAAACCAAACCACTAGGGCATAGGTCACCCCGTCTGACACAACTTTGACCATAAGTTGACGTGACACGTGTTTAGCAAAATAAATCATCTGTTAGTGTTCTGTCAGTCCTTACCTGGATCGTTCCCGGATTTTTGTATTTGATTTAGTTAAGGATTTTGAAGAGCGCATTTTAAAATCTGCAAAAGCTGCAACACTTTTATTAAATTCTGCTAAACCAAATTTTCCTTGTCGATAGGGATTTGTACATCAGCATCACCCCACTTGTCTTTTCATTCTGTTGTCTCCAGCTGTACAAAGTCACGCCACAGGAAGAGAAGATGGGAGGTCTGCTAGACTCTGTCGTCTGCAAGATGGCCACCAAGGACGTGATGTAGCGGCTCTGGGGGGGACCGGTCCCTCTTGGAGGCTCTAGGTCATGTTTTGGACTATATACCTGTGGGGGTGTTCGTagtcggagggaggggggcttcgGTGGAGAGGCTTTTGATAAAATGATTGGCTTGCAACGGAATCAAGTAAGCCGTAATTGTTCTTGAAAGAAACGCTAACACTTTGTTCCAAGAAAATACTCAGGAGTGTTGTCAATTTGTGGCCGgatttcattcattcagtcgGTAAGGGTTCATATTTTGTGGGGATCCACCAGTGAATGTCAATTGTATGAAAATCCCCTTCTTTTCTCTGAATTTGTTAGCGTTGATTACAAACCTATAAAAACATCAGTTATGGATTTAAAAATAAAgattgacttattttttatacttGTGACTCGCTCTACTTCTACTATTCATATGAATCCAAAATGGAAATGTGGTTATGGTTTTGTGATATGATTCATCTTCTCCCGCTCATCACAACAGCTGTATCCAGCTGACGTCTCTTTGAAGCTCTTCTCGATTGTGAGCCTTGAAACGCAGTGTCGTCGAAGTGTGGAAACCGCGACACAAGTAGATCAACAGTGAAACGCGACCGCCCTACAGGAGCAGAAGTACTCTTCACTAGAAGCATAGTTTGGCAAACGCCTCCTCTCGTTCTGGGAAGTGGGCGAGGTTGTCTTTTCCCATGTAGCCGATGATTtgacctttgcttgctcttcTAAAGAAATCGATCATTAAAGTCACAATTCTTATCTGTTTTGGCACCGCAGTGGTttaacgagctccctgccgatgccAGGACTCAacgctcactttttcagttcacctagactctgcatagcccccCCTCCTTACCctcccacacccccaccacagCCCGCTTATGCACTTAGAGTATGTTGTAAATCCTTGCAGttgaaaatagtacttagcattgtgtagcaacctatcctagctatctttgccGTATACAGAGAATGGGTTGACCTAACGATTgtgagtgcttggcacttggttctatgaacatcctgactGCACCGACGGCGTTATGTTGTTTCTTACaaatgtacttgtgtgtgtgtgtgtgtgtgtagctttggataaaagcgtctgctaaatgccctgaatgtagaTGTAAGCGAGGTTGGCGAGGGAGTCTCTCCTCTCAGTCGGGGAAGCGGGCCAGCTCGTCCTTCCCCATGTTGCCTCCGCTCAGGATGCACACCACGCTCCGGCCAGCCAGGTCCGGGATCCGGTCCCCGGCGAGGACGGCGGCGAAGGTGGCGGCGCCGGACGGCTCCACCACCAGACCCGAGCGGTAGAGCGCCGACACGGCCGCCCTGATCTCCTCGTCGCTCACCAGCACGATCTGATCCACGTGGCGCCGACACAGCTGGTAGGGGAGACTGCCTGGGGAGCGAAGGGGGGAAGgccggggtcaaaggtcaagggtCATGATCTAAGGGTGCTAATGATGAGGTTCAGGGTCTTCTCTTATTCTGCTTTACCGCGTCTCTCATGCGTCTTCGCGTAGTCGTAAACTTCGTCGGCGTCCTGTTGCTTTAAGTATTGCCGCCGTAAAGGATTATGGGTAACAaatatctcctttcctttcgtaAATGTTGGTCAGGAGTAACCTATGATAAAGGTGGGTTGAAGGTTGCATCGAGGCACCTTTCCTAAACATTTTTAGAATTTGAACAACCTTTCCTCCAAGTATTCAGATGACACGGTTCGGAGTCTACCGTCTACGGTTAGGATTTAGGGTCAGAGTTTAGGTTTTAGGGTCAGACAGAGCACTAAGGTCAGAGTCTACAGTCTaaggttaggcaaggcaaggcaactttatttatatagcacttttcatacacaaggcagactcaaagtgcttcacatataaacattgtcatataataaaataaaataatagataagtaaaagaaaaacatgcaaagaaatgggtaaaatagaaagttaaaaaggcattttagaattaaaatagaaaataaaggcaaaaaagctttttagaaagtgcaatgtatttaagatttagcaggaagctatagcaaacataaaagtcttcagtcttgttttaaaggtgctcagagttggggcaagtcttaaatcctctgggagtttattccagctatttgttgcattgtaactaaatcctgctttcccatgttttgcgtttactctggggataattaagcgattggtctcagaggatcttagtggtctagaaggctgatgtagtggaagcatatcagttaaatattttgggcctaaaccatgtagggatttataggttagcaacatgattttaaaatcaattctctgacctacaggaagccaatgtaacgatttcagaattggtgtaatatgataaAATGTTTTAGTCTtcgttagaactctagcagcagcattctgaacaagctgaagcttcctcagagtttgttttgggagacctgtaaggagaccattgcagtaatcaagcttactagtgataatggcatgtacaagtttttgtaagtcttcggtggacatgagccctctaagtcttgctacatttttaaggtgataatatgccgattttgtaactgatttgatgtgagtgtcaatgtaaatcagaatccatgataacccctagatttctggctttgattgaggttttcagggacagagagtgaaggcgttgggttactttaagcctttccgttttagaaccaaatacaattatctctgttttgtcctcatttagttgaaggaaatttcggcacatccattctttcacttgctcaatgcactggcacagcagatctatgggccgatagtcatttggtgatagcgatacatagatttgcgtgtcatcagcatagcaatgatggtcaatattgttattttgcatgatttgccctagtgggagcatgtagatgttggaTAAAGAGGCTCCTAAGATTGAActttgtgggactccacatgtcacgttggttgattctgatacaaatttgccaatggaaacaaagtagttcctattttgtaggtaggacatgaaccaatttaagacggtgcctgaaagccccacccagttttctaacctgtcctgaagtaatgtatggtctacagtgtcgaatgcagcactgaggtcaagtagcattagtattgaggttttgccagagtctgtgttaagacggatgtcgtttacaactttaataagggcggtctcagtgctgtgcaggggtcgaaatcctgattggaaggtgttatagcaaccagttgatgccaggaagtgattaagttgctggaggacaactttctcaatgattttacttatgaagggtagatttgatattggtctgtagttgttaataatagaggcatctaggctccgcttttttaaagggttttaataactgcagttttcaaagcttttgggaaattgcctgactggagagagttgttaactatctgcaatatgtctactgctaggcagtcgaaaacattcttaaagaggttggtaggtatagtatcaaggcaacaggtggatggctttagttgtgtcacagtttccacaagattttgagagtctataacattaaagcatgccatccttgccacgtcacttttgcctgaacagggtggtagtccaacatttttgttcaaagtggagatattgatgacgcgtctgataccttcaattttatcagtataaaaagctgcaaactcattgcatttctgcgtggaatggagatcaggtggaatttgtgttggggggttggtcagtctgtcaacagttgcaaatagggtttttgcattattagtgttggttttaatgatattggagaaaaatgtttctctagcattttttaagtctaaattgtaggcacggaggctctctttatagatatcatggtgaatatgaagttttgttttacgccagatgcgttcaaccttcctgcattcttttttctgtgctgttacagaagcagcttttctccagggtgccttttgctttccagaaatcgtttttaaccttataaggtgcaatgacatctatggactttcaaaattttcaaattaatgttttctacaagatcatcagcagaacatgggtttagaggtggtagcgaggagatggcctttttaaaaagtacattagaatcttcattgatataccgttttttgactgtttgattttgtctgtatgtcgggaataaaagatatgttaaagaaaacacaaaagtggtcagacaaggaaggatcagtcacagagagatcaaaaacattgaggccctttgtgataaccaggtctagagtgtgccccttacaatgagtagcctctttcacatgttgagacagttcaaatgtgtccaaaatggtaaaaggtttttttgcacacaaaaatttgcagaatatatGGGTGGcgtgtaaataattaataggagaactctgggggagcatttcaatacagcactaaggtattcgaacgatggaaaatcaccaaataacatctgtttcccctgaaatacatttttaaatatagcagcaacccctccacctctttttccagatctacatgcatcaaaaaagttatagttgggaggagctgtctctcaGAATGGTTGCACTGTtaatttgttccagccatgtttcagttaaaaacataaaatccagtttggaagtggtaataaaatcattaactaaaaattatttgttatcaagagacctcacattaagtagagccatcctgatggtgttgttgataggctttaaggttgtttttggtttggaggcaatagatatgagatttgtgaggttagcagtgtgtctaagtttccctttgtttactctcttagtgattacagcatgaatgcaaaagttgccctgctttgacgtaggcaaccttgggttctgcagattatgtgaaactttctttatactgtgtctacggctgaacccttttttgtctcagtaatactcaggactactatcagtacaggggggggggggctggggcgccatccttttgggtgttatcagcctgtggccatgacgtggcgatgctatcattgacacagatgcaagtttgatgccaacatattccagtttcttaaattcggctggaaaatgaggaggagacattggggctggagttgttgttgtggctatgggagagatgaggctggaggtcatcgtcgatgggggaatgcagaggaggggggtggccgttcctcgccaagccagcatcagcgatgggggaaggcacagtttgatggcgtcgggcgggatgttgtctctcttcaaggtctttggTCTGTCTGCTATCTGCGTGGCAGATATTGGcagtagatgtgtgggggaggctgtagtctcgcttcttctcaacttGTGCTCTGtctgtggcctgtgcgtcagaccatggagatttgtgggaaagcgagaagagaagattgtccctcaacagttttgagcctaacctgtttgggtgtaggccatctgctctgaaaagatatttgcgcccccagaataagttgaaattgtcccttcctctttcattgcagactctggaaagccgtgtattcagtgcaagtagacgactgaatctgtttattcccctgtcaactgctggtatgggtccactgatgaatgacttaatgtgtattttgtccagtgtatccaatagatcagtgtaatccctcttcagaagttctgactgttctctttgaatatcattaaatcctgcatgcacaaaaatctgagattttggggttttccaatatgattttggctagtttatggttgatgtcactaaccattccatatgggaagttgcatgttttgatcttcttaccggttatatccttgatggttgagtctcctataatcagagtgtctggttcatctgctttctctgagatgggcccttgttggacggtggcagacacatgcgcagcccgcctccgtggcgactggttccATCTCTGTCCGTACCGTTTGTCCGGACACaattcaggggtcaggggtgcacaggtggccgaggcatgcgcagctcgcctccatggcgactggttcttgttccgtctctgtccgcactgtccgtccagacgcatctcggggctcaggggtgcatgggtggcaggcgcgttcgtgggctcttgaagtggcaggaaccggttcttcagtggcagggttaatttcagtgacgggctaatccggctgatacatgtaactttagctttgggtagcatttggcgttgagtgaacttgttgattcactttggtatgttgttttggcttagcgccgactctgtgccagtgagacgcagctggaactgtctctctcttgtccagcttcgggaaggatacagtgtagctttgatcatcttgctgtatctgagtgagctcagcaaactcacccatcggcactgtatcctggaggagtcctttgcttttttctaatgctgctagtctcgtttcaaataaagccactctctgttgcagtttggtgcagtctgtgcatttcccagtctccgtgcctgagatatccgagtacagaggcatgttggcgataggaaagtcccaggctttttctgcggtctgatccgggagtcataaaaagtgccaaaatgtattgttgacgacggaaacaaactatatattgttaggtattatgatcatgaaataaaataagataaagtagatctgaacgatgaattaagtagttttttccaatgcctagcggaacttcgggaaacatgacctctctctctgctgcctcttaTCTTAagtttagggtcaggggtttAGGTAGGGtttagggtcagaggtcagagtctagggttagggtctaaGGCTAGGCTAAGGCTCTGAGGGTTGAAGGTGAGCGACGACCTTACCTGCAGATGGCGGGGCCAGGCCCGAGGCGATGCTCttggtttccatggcaacaggcCTCTCCTCCAAGAAGCTCTGGTACATGGTGCAGGCTGGGGACAGAAGGGAGAGTTATGCTGCGGCAACTGCTCCCACTGGTCAGGGAAAGTCCTACTGGTTACACTGGTCGTAGTGGTCTAGTAGAGAGTGGAGTTATACTGGTTTGGGAAAGCCCTACTGGTTAAACTGGTCTGGTACAGAGTTGTGTTATACTGGTCTGGAATATAAGTCATGCTGGTTGTATTGGTCTAGTATCGATATACTGGGACAACTGGTCctactggttgtactggttgtAGTTATACTGGTGCTACTGGTCCTACCCCCCTCCGGCTCCACGCCGTAGATCCTGGTCCTGGACGACCCTGAGAGTCTGAGGGCCGCCGCCACCCCGGCCaggagcccccctcccccgcagcAGACCACCACCACGTCGGGGTCCGGGACTgcctccagcacctccaggcCCAGGCTGGGGGTCCCAACAGCAGGGGGTCAGAGGACAGCAGGGGGTCCACAGAGAGCAGGGGGGGTCAACGGACAGCCTCACATTGGGGCTGAGGTACTGACCTATGACCTCTCACCATCCATTAATCCTTCATCTTTCATTCATCTTTTCATCTATCTCACCTTCCGTTCCGTCCCTTAATCCAACCATTCATTAAAGACAGCATGATCAATTCATGCTTGGATGATACAACATATCACCCCCCTATCAGCCACACATGACCCCCCTATCACCACCATATCAAAAGTAATGTGAGTGACCCTAACCCTTCCCACATATCACCCCCGTATCACCCACATATCACCCCCGTATCATCACTGTATCACCCACATATCAACCCGTATCACCACTATATCACTTGCATATCGGCCCCATATTACCCACATATCACCCCTGTATCACTCACATATCACTCTCATATCACCACCGTATCATCCCTGTATCACTCCCATATCACCACCGTATCACCCCTGTATCAACCCCATATCACCCACATATCAGCCCCCTATCAACCACATTAAGGGAAGGGCCCCCCCATAGTCCATCATttcctgtgggtgtgtgtacctggcgtGGCCGGCGATGAGGTCGAGGTCGTCATAGGAGTGGAGGAAGGTCATGTCATCGTTCCGGACACAGCTGTCTACCACTTTCATCAGACAGGAAGTGGGGACGCGCTCCACTTCGACCCCGAATTCCTGAGAGGCACGGGCAGAGCAGTCAGAACGCCCAGGAGATGGACGACGAAACTGCCTCACTCAAACTGGTATGACTCTGCGCAATCTttagttgttttgttttgagacGCATCAAACAAAGTGTCAACAGTAACTGTTGACACTTGCGTTTACAGTAATGGACCGAATGCGATACGTTGCACAAGGCATGCAATCATTGCAGTCATCAGGAGGCCAGGCAGAAAGGCACCAAacttaatgtatttattatgttattaggGGGCAGGACAAAGAGGAAAGGATCTCTTCATGTGGATTAGCTTTAGATGACTCATGAGGAGGACGGAGTGGCAtgcctcctccacttcctcctccaccatctccagaAACCAAAGAACTTTGCATCAGTCCTGTTCGTCGACTAATGTCCAGATGTTGAATAATGTCCAACATCTGGACATTATTCCACTCCATATtcacatattcatattcatgagctgcagttttttttttttactgcagctcatgataggccccccgatcggcgtaggccctggggcttcagcccagccaagcccgtgcattaaggcggccttggaCACAGCCATCGTAGGTCTACTCAGTGACAACAATTCCATCACAGCATACCAACAGTCAATCACATAGTTTCCACAGTGGTGCACGGACAACTATCTCCAGTTAAACACTGACAAAACTAAGGAAATGGTCATACACACATCCAAGACACCTCCTTCACTCAATTGCACATTAATCAAAGGACAACAAGTTGAACTAGTCAACAGTTTTAAATACCTAGGGCTCACCACACATAACAAACTCAACTTCAACGAACATGTCATTACCACACACAATCGTGCACATAAAAGGCTTTATGTCATACGCAAACTGAAATCCCTGTCTGtggcccccacccctcctcttactcctctaCAAAAGCATCATCCAACCCATCCTAATGTCCTGTTTCCCCTGCTTCTTCACCCTGCTCACTGTTACCAGCAAAAACAGACTCCTCAAAATCCCACGCATAGCATCCAAGATAATCACCCTCCCCAACCCCAGCCTGTCAGAGCCATATGACCTTGCTATTGCACGCCAAGCACGTGTAATAGTCAGCCGCCCTGAACACCCCCTTAACCACTTCTTTGAATTACTCCCCTCTGGCCGCAGATATAGGGTACTAGACTGGAGAAAAGCCCATTTTAAAAGAAGTTTTGTCCCCTCAGCTATCATAGAACTCAAAAAACATGGAGATCCTTCATCACTGTGTATTGTCcatgtcatgtttatttctgTCTACATGTTTTTCTGTGGTAAATTCTGGGCAGGGAGTTTATCCGTTCTATATGTGGGAAAATAGTTTATTTGTTATCTGTGTGCCTCACAGTGTTGCTACACTGTGTTGTGTCTTTTCAAATGTATGCTGCCCTGAAACCAATTTGACATGACTGTGTGAAAACAATTATCCCCTtgaggacaaaaaaaaaaaaaaactaactaCAATTTAATCTCAAACACATGTGGTTTATTATGTCAGTTTGTATCAGTGTAATTTGCAACGAGTGGATGTTAATCACAGAGTATCGCACTGCCTTACAACAGATATAGCAGTAATCTCTGAGAGGTCGACTGTTCATGATGTTATCTACTGAGGATCTGGAGAAGGATGATAATTGTATATTCAATTAGTGGGGAACAAGGGGTAAGGGTCTAATTACTAGGCCTCAGAGATAGGGTGTTATTGGCCAGTTCATGTAGGAGGAATCCACAAATTTGGACAATGTAACCTGAAGCCTGATCCCGGAAGTTGTGATTTGGTTTGCAAATCTAATTTTTTACTTGATCTACAATCAGCTCTCTCATACACAGACGAGTGAATGAGAGAGCTTTCATATCCTATTTAACATACAATCATGCATTCACACAgcatacaacacaaacacaagattcaacaaaaagaggaaatgaaaaTCATTACTTGATTTAAGTTGGTTAATATTATtctgagaaagagaaaaaaatcatTAGATTTTAAAGGCCATCTTGTTTAATTTACCAAAAAACGTGTTAGAGAATTGGTTTGCAAAGAACGGGAGTTCTTTGGATAACCGAATTAGGTTTGGTTTTTTACTTATATACAAATGATGATAAGGCTCAGGAAGTACAGAGGGTTGCcttgtaacctgaaggttgctagttcgataaCCGGCTCCCAGAGTCCCCTTATAATCCGGTCATTTTATGAAAAAAGGTCAAACAAATTGCAACAGAAGAAAACTCAACTGATTTTGTATCCTCAATATGTCCTGAGTAAGGAAAAAAAAGCCCAGAAGAATCCCAATTTGGTTCCCATGGAACTCCCGTTCTTTGCAAACCTTATCAGAACTTCCGGGATCAGGCTTTGGTTCACATTGTCCAAATGTGTGGATTCCTCCTACATGTACTGGACAATAACTTTCCCCTAATGGGATTCTTCTGGGCTTTTGTTCCTTACTCGGGACATATTGAGGATACAAAATCAGTTGAGTTTGTTTCTGTTGCAATTTGTTCTAGGTTGACCACCATTTTGGCTTAAAATTACTGGAGTataatggattcccgacgagtGGGGTGTCACCTTGCACGATTGAGTCCACTGTCGTTGTGTGAATGAGCCATTGTATGCCTTGCGATTAAAAGCGTCAGCTTATCTCCCtaaatgcaaaagaaaaagggTGAGGCTGCACTGCCTCAAAAACATGATTCCTGTAAAGGCGCCTTCTTTTCTTTTCAGGTCTGAACAAAGTCCTTTGGGCGTATTGCAGCGAGCACTCGGGTGCACACGCCTACATGATTTAACGAAGGAGATCAAAAC from Gadus morhua chromosome 19, gadMor3.0, whole genome shotgun sequence harbors:
- the tprkb gene encoding EKC/KEOPS complex subunit TPRKB, translated to MHSSHPLELFPGRTVTLMLFKCVRNPAELRRSAMGGQITAALINPRMLVDPFQVIVAANKAVHLQTIGKMKTRSLNSEIIFNLSPTNNISEAFKRFGISDADDSVLVVLVATGDESQTLADIKEKVDGEQVPMEELPTLSDVTQIRKLYKVTPQEEKMGGLLDSVVCKMATKDVM
- the srr gene encoding uncharacterized protein srr isoform X1 — its product is MQKTGSFKIRGVANQFARRPKGGHFVTMSAGNYGKAFAYASKHYGSKGKVVMPETAPLSRSVLIQMGDVTADSVTLSLLMEARDTVRGSPLGVVHTPMVCWCQTSLPPPPVPCNIHIKLENMQKTGSFKIRGVANQFARRPKGGHFVTMSAGNYGKAFAYASKHYGSKGKVVMPETAPLSRSALIQEFGVEVERVPTSCLMKVVDSCVRNDDMTFLHSYDDLDLIAGHASLGLEVLEAVPDPDVVVVCCGGGGLLAGVAAALRLSGSSRTRIYGVEPEGACTMYQSFLEERPVAMETKSIASGLAPPSAGSLPYQLCRRHVDQIVLVSDEEIRAAVSALYRSGLVVEPSGAATFAAVLAGDRIPDLAGRSVVCILSGGNMGKDELARFPD
- the srr gene encoding uncharacterized protein srr isoform X2; protein product: MGDVTADSVTLSLLMEARDTVRGSPLGVVHTPMVCWCQTSLPPPPVPCNIHIKLENMQKTGSFKIRGVANQFARRPKGGHFVTMSAGNYGKAFAYASKHYGSKGKVVMPETAPLSRSALIQEFGVEVERVPTSCLMKVVDSCVRNDDMTFLHSYDDLDLIAGHASLGLEVLEAVPDPDVVVVCCGGGGLLAGVAAALRLSGSSRTRIYGVEPEGACTMYQSFLEERPVAMETKSIASGLAPPSAGSLPYQLCRRHVDQIVLVSDEEIRAAVSALYRSGLVVEPSGAATFAAVLAGDRIPDLAGRSVVCILSGGNMGKDELARFPD